A stretch of Electrophorus electricus isolate fEleEle1 chromosome 3, fEleEle1.pri, whole genome shotgun sequence DNA encodes these proteins:
- the ndufaf7 gene encoding protein arginine methyltransferase NDUFAF7, mitochondrial isoform X2 translates to MWTFLKIIRLNRATVRSLNPLPRGWTVVLRRSCSSASSESRVTNPSILRHLTSKITATGAITVAEYMREVLTNPVSGYYVKNDMLGADGDFITSPEISQIFGELVGIWCVSEWVASGKPKVLQLVELGPGRGSLIGDILRVFHQLQSVLHGAEVSVHLVEVSPKLSQLQAQCLAGEYTCGGEDELVYRTGTTHTGLPIYWYRSVKDVPRGFSIFLAHEFFDALPIHKFQRTEKGWREVMVDIHPEEPDKLRFVLFPTPTLASTTLIHEDEKRQHLEISPEGGVIVQKLASQIAEDGGAALIADYGHDGTKMDTFRGFRGHKLHDVLEAPGTADLTADVDFSYLRRMAGDAVVCMGPITQRAFLKNMGIDARLQVLLRSCHDATTRAQLIHGCDMLTSPEKMGSSMRPTGRRQAARRNHRGGRLSAADAPIEKTTSFLKSPAVGLI, encoded by the exons ATGTGGACATTTCTAAAGATTATCCGTTTAAACAGGGCGACTGTGCGCTCTCTTAACCCCTTACCCCGCG GATGGACCGTGGTGCTGCGCAGAAGTTGTTCCAGCGCGTCATCGGAGAGTCGGGTAACTAACCCGTCCATTCTGAGACATCTCACCTCCAAGATCACGGCGACCGGTGCCATCACGGTAGCGGAGTATATGCGAGAGGTCCTCACCAACCCAGTTTCG GGATATTATGTGAAGAATGATATGTTGGGAGCCGACGGAGATTTTATCACATCACCAGAAATAAGTCAGATTTTTGGGGAG CTGGTGGGTATCTGgtgcgtgagtgagtgggtggctTCAGGAAAGCCCAAAGTGCTTCAGCTGGTCGAACTCGGTCCCGGAAGAGGTTCTTTGATCGGTGACATCCTGAGG GTCTTTCACCAGCTGCAGTCAGTTCTGCATGGTGCAGAAGTGTCTGTCCACCTGGTGGAGGTGAGCCCAAAGTTAAGCCAGCTCCAGGCTCAGTGTTTGGCTGGTGAATATACGTGTGGGGGTGAGGATGAGCTGGTGTACCGCACAGGCAcgacacacacaggtctgccCATCTACTGGTACAGGAGTGTCAAAGACGTCCCGAGAG GTTTCAGTATATTCTTGGCTCATGAGTTCTTTGATGCCCTGCCTATCCACAAGTTTCAG AGAACAGAAAAGGGTTGGAGAGAGGTGATGGTTGATATCCACCCAGAAGAACCAGACAAACTGCGCTTTGTGCTTTTCCCTACACCTACCCTGGCCTCCACTACACTTATCCAT GAAGATGAAAAGCGACAACACTTGGAGATTTCCCCAGAAGGGGGAGTCATTGTTCAGAAGCTGGCCAGTCAGATTGCTGAGGATGGGGGCGCAGCCTTGATAGCAGACTACGGGCACGACGGAACGAAGATGGACACCTTCAGA GGCTTCAGGGGACACAAGCTCCACGATGTGCTGGAGGCCCCTGGCACCGCGGATCTGACTGCAGACGTGGACTTCAGCTATCTGAGGAGAATGGCAGGAGACGCGGTGGTCTGCATGGGACCCATCACACAGAGGGCCTTCCTGAAGAACATGGGCATCGATGCACGTCTACAG GTCCTGCTGAGGAGCTGCCATGATGCCACCACCCGAGCGCAGCTCATCCATGGCTGTGATATGTTGACAAGCCCTGAGAAGATGGGCAGCAG CATGAGGCCTACCGGGAGAAGACAGGCAGCACGAAGGAACCACAGAGGAGGGCGGCTCTCTGCTGCGGATGCTCCTATCGAGAAGACCACCTCCTTTTTAAAGAGCCCTGCCGTTGGACTGATTTAA
- the ndufaf7 gene encoding protein arginine methyltransferase NDUFAF7, mitochondrial isoform X3, whose amino-acid sequence MWTFLKIIRLNRATVRSLNPLPRGWTVVLRRSCSSASSESRVTNPSILRHLTSKITATGAITVAEYMREVLTNPVSGYYVKNDMLGADGDFITSPEISQIFGELVGIWCVSEWVASGKPKVLQLVELGPGRGSLIGDILRVFHQLQSVLHGAEVSVHLVEVSPKLSQLQAQCLAGEYTCGGEDELVYRTGTTHTGLPIYWYRSVKDVPRGFSIFLAHEFFDALPIHKFQEDEKRQHLEISPEGGVIVQKLASQIAEDGGAALIADYGHDGTKMDTFRGFRGHKLHDVLEAPGTADLTADVDFSYLRRMAGDAVVCMGPITQRAFLKNMGIDARLQVLLRSCHDATTRAQLIHGCDMLTSPEKMGSRFQFFSLLAPSRLTQPWEEGEGLGRRRRGPAPLPVAGFSELGL is encoded by the exons ATGTGGACATTTCTAAAGATTATCCGTTTAAACAGGGCGACTGTGCGCTCTCTTAACCCCTTACCCCGCG GATGGACCGTGGTGCTGCGCAGAAGTTGTTCCAGCGCGTCATCGGAGAGTCGGGTAACTAACCCGTCCATTCTGAGACATCTCACCTCCAAGATCACGGCGACCGGTGCCATCACGGTAGCGGAGTATATGCGAGAGGTCCTCACCAACCCAGTTTCG GGATATTATGTGAAGAATGATATGTTGGGAGCCGACGGAGATTTTATCACATCACCAGAAATAAGTCAGATTTTTGGGGAG CTGGTGGGTATCTGgtgcgtgagtgagtgggtggctTCAGGAAAGCCCAAAGTGCTTCAGCTGGTCGAACTCGGTCCCGGAAGAGGTTCTTTGATCGGTGACATCCTGAGG GTCTTTCACCAGCTGCAGTCAGTTCTGCATGGTGCAGAAGTGTCTGTCCACCTGGTGGAGGTGAGCCCAAAGTTAAGCCAGCTCCAGGCTCAGTGTTTGGCTGGTGAATATACGTGTGGGGGTGAGGATGAGCTGGTGTACCGCACAGGCAcgacacacacaggtctgccCATCTACTGGTACAGGAGTGTCAAAGACGTCCCGAGAG GTTTCAGTATATTCTTGGCTCATGAGTTCTTTGATGCCCTGCCTATCCACAAGTTTCAG GAAGATGAAAAGCGACAACACTTGGAGATTTCCCCAGAAGGGGGAGTCATTGTTCAGAAGCTGGCCAGTCAGATTGCTGAGGATGGGGGCGCAGCCTTGATAGCAGACTACGGGCACGACGGAACGAAGATGGACACCTTCAGA GGCTTCAGGGGACACAAGCTCCACGATGTGCTGGAGGCCCCTGGCACCGCGGATCTGACTGCAGACGTGGACTTCAGCTATCTGAGGAGAATGGCAGGAGACGCGGTGGTCTGCATGGGACCCATCACACAGAGGGCCTTCCTGAAGAACATGGGCATCGATGCACGTCTACAG GTCCTGCTGAGGAGCTGCCATGATGCCACCACCCGAGCGCAGCTCATCCATGGCTGTGATATGTTGACAAGCCCTGAGAAGATGGGCAGCAGGTTCCAGTTCTTCTCACTGTTGGCTCCCAGTCGTCTCACCCAGCcgtgggaggagggggaggggctggggcgAAGAAGGAGGGGCCCAGCGCCACTGCCTGTGGCTGGGTTCAGTGAGCTTGGTCTGTAG
- the ndufaf7 gene encoding protein arginine methyltransferase NDUFAF7, mitochondrial isoform X1, whose protein sequence is MWTFLKIIRLNRATVRSLNPLPRGWTVVLRRSCSSASSESRVTNPSILRHLTSKITATGAITVAEYMREVLTNPVSGYYVKNDMLGADGDFITSPEISQIFGELVGIWCVSEWVASGKPKVLQLVELGPGRGSLIGDILRVFHQLQSVLHGAEVSVHLVEVSPKLSQLQAQCLAGEYTCGGEDELVYRTGTTHTGLPIYWYRSVKDVPRGFSIFLAHEFFDALPIHKFQRTEKGWREVMVDIHPEEPDKLRFVLFPTPTLASTTLIHEDEKRQHLEISPEGGVIVQKLASQIAEDGGAALIADYGHDGTKMDTFRGFRGHKLHDVLEAPGTADLTADVDFSYLRRMAGDAVVCMGPITQRAFLKNMGIDARLQVLLRSCHDATTRAQLIHGCDMLTSPEKMGSRFQFFSLLAPSRLTQPWEEGEGLGRRRRGPAPLPVAGFSELGL, encoded by the exons ATGTGGACATTTCTAAAGATTATCCGTTTAAACAGGGCGACTGTGCGCTCTCTTAACCCCTTACCCCGCG GATGGACCGTGGTGCTGCGCAGAAGTTGTTCCAGCGCGTCATCGGAGAGTCGGGTAACTAACCCGTCCATTCTGAGACATCTCACCTCCAAGATCACGGCGACCGGTGCCATCACGGTAGCGGAGTATATGCGAGAGGTCCTCACCAACCCAGTTTCG GGATATTATGTGAAGAATGATATGTTGGGAGCCGACGGAGATTTTATCACATCACCAGAAATAAGTCAGATTTTTGGGGAG CTGGTGGGTATCTGgtgcgtgagtgagtgggtggctTCAGGAAAGCCCAAAGTGCTTCAGCTGGTCGAACTCGGTCCCGGAAGAGGTTCTTTGATCGGTGACATCCTGAGG GTCTTTCACCAGCTGCAGTCAGTTCTGCATGGTGCAGAAGTGTCTGTCCACCTGGTGGAGGTGAGCCCAAAGTTAAGCCAGCTCCAGGCTCAGTGTTTGGCTGGTGAATATACGTGTGGGGGTGAGGATGAGCTGGTGTACCGCACAGGCAcgacacacacaggtctgccCATCTACTGGTACAGGAGTGTCAAAGACGTCCCGAGAG GTTTCAGTATATTCTTGGCTCATGAGTTCTTTGATGCCCTGCCTATCCACAAGTTTCAG AGAACAGAAAAGGGTTGGAGAGAGGTGATGGTTGATATCCACCCAGAAGAACCAGACAAACTGCGCTTTGTGCTTTTCCCTACACCTACCCTGGCCTCCACTACACTTATCCAT GAAGATGAAAAGCGACAACACTTGGAGATTTCCCCAGAAGGGGGAGTCATTGTTCAGAAGCTGGCCAGTCAGATTGCTGAGGATGGGGGCGCAGCCTTGATAGCAGACTACGGGCACGACGGAACGAAGATGGACACCTTCAGA GGCTTCAGGGGACACAAGCTCCACGATGTGCTGGAGGCCCCTGGCACCGCGGATCTGACTGCAGACGTGGACTTCAGCTATCTGAGGAGAATGGCAGGAGACGCGGTGGTCTGCATGGGACCCATCACACAGAGGGCCTTCCTGAAGAACATGGGCATCGATGCACGTCTACAG GTCCTGCTGAGGAGCTGCCATGATGCCACCACCCGAGCGCAGCTCATCCATGGCTGTGATATGTTGACAAGCCCTGAGAAGATGGGCAGCAGGTTCCAGTTCTTCTCACTGTTGGCTCCCAGTCGTCTCACCCAGCcgtgggaggagggggaggggctggggcgAAGAAGGAGGGGCCCAGCGCCACTGCCTGTGGCTGGGTTCAGTGAGCTTGGTCTGTAG
- the cebpz gene encoding CCAAT/enhancer-binding protein zeta, translating into MAPKGKKCPPKALIFSENEKQALENDNDEATHDQDEEDDEFTLDDVLRLGGTKADYVMLVGLDDNNELINGGKKGAIDDLEEGELGEFITKLGICAYADQQVIKGDDEDEQEEMVGEPDEEDKKKAPLKAHQQVIKGDDEDEQEELVGEHDEKKSKKKVPLNAEYSNASADKQETEAKKKNKEVQKTARAGKKAKQKEASLFEFYPRQTLLLRPGGKWYDIDYSSEMNASPQDESLVSQYKALAQKLFEAEVEFYKTKKSLQKGANTAWMKSVVSTGTLADRMAAMTVLIQDAPVHSVEHIESLVTLVRKKGSRRQGLMALDTIKELLLSDLLPESRKLRAFIQRPFNELEERASGNRDARDRRLVLWYFEHQLKLLVADFVVALDALSHDTLLAIKTKALTTAHELLCNRPEQERALLVHVVNKLGDPEYKVASKASYLLETLLHKHPNMKVVVCTEVERLMFRPNISAKAQYYAACFLNQVMLSHEEADLATQLITVYFTFFRICVRKKDVGTKMLGALLTGVNRAYPYTQAGDETVREQLDTLFKVVHMVKFSTAMQALMLLFQVMDSQQTVSDRYYVALYRKLLDPGLSVCSRQSMFLNLLYKSLKADIVLRRIKAFLKRLLQVSCEQSPAFACGALFLVSEVMKSKPGLKLLLHEAGDGEEEKFQDLKGEEEDEEDDEERFVDADKIEEGQCNQPEQPKPTASWVHHQNLEGSKKADIYDPTHRNPLYCGADHSTLWELQKLSLHFHPSVALFAKTIIQGAHIQYTGDPLQDFILIRFLDRFVFRNPKQVKGKQNTEATVMQPKQKQSMNNIRALPVNCVQYLAKKESQIPVDEVFFYRFFKKREGQIRRSRAATDNESVEDIDDDEFDRMLNAFESDNYFTEFKDEDLDFAGNVKSKSKKGKKTELSDSDLDSDDNLDDEEVSLGSIGEEDFGDELEEEGGAFMDPKGEDDDEVPELEEDIDNEAMDDTDEDLEDESEVSNGPRKGKRKSTEYLDFSQPSGLKPGKKKKKGKMHDAAVFASAEEFGDLLDENVGTQVDSTGLNALANRDKASVKQLKWETKREDWIQGRDVSTLRRKKAMFNKRKQFRNAGRGKKTTGRRK; encoded by the exons ATGGCTCCGAAAGGCAAAAAGTGTCCACCGAAAGCTCTGATCtttagtgaaaatgaaaaacaggcgCTGGAAAATGACAACGACGAAGCAACTCATGATCAagatgaggaggatgatgaaTTTACCCTGGATGATGTCTTACGTTTGGGCGGCACTAag gctGACTATGTCATGCTTGTTGGACTTGATGACAATAATGAGCTAATAAATGGTGGAAAGAAAGGTGCAATTGATGATCTGGAGGAAGGTGAGTTAGGGGAATTCATCACAAAATTGGGCATTTGTGCCTATGCAGACCAGCAGGTTATTAAAGGTGACGATGAGGATGAACAAGAGGAGATGGTTGGAGAACCTGATGAGGAGGACAAGAAAAAAGCCCCCCTCAAAGCACATCAGCAGGTTATTAAaggtgatgatgaggatgaacaAGAGGAGTTGGTTGGAGAACATGAtgagaaaaagagcaagaaaaagGTCCCCCTGAATGCAGAGTACAGTAATGCTTCTGCAGACAAACAAGAAACGGaggccaaaaaaaagaacaaggagGTTCAAAAAACAGCTAGAGCAGGAAAGAAGGCTAAACAGAAAGAAGCCAGCCTCTTTGAGTTTTATCCCAGACAAACGCTGTTGCTCAGACCTGGTGGAAAATGGTATGATATAGACTACTCCTCCGAGATGAATGCATCACCCCAGGATGAGTCACTGGTTTCTCAGTATAAGGCTTTAGCTCAGAAACTTTTTGAGGCCGAAGTCGAGTTCTACAAAACTAAGAAGAGCTTGCAAAAGGGCGCTAACACGGCCTGGATGAAGAGCGTTGTCTCCACTGGCACTCTGGCTGACAGGATGGCAGCCATGACTGTCCTAATTCAGGATGCCCCAGTGCACTCGGTGGAGCATATAGAGAGCCTCGTCACTCTTGTGAGGAAGAAGGGGAGCCGCAGACAGGGCCTCATGGCTCTGGACACGATTAAGGAGCTTCTTCTGTCCGACCTCCTGCCAGAGAGCCGCAAGCTCCGGGCCTTCATCCAGCGCCCTTTCAATGAGCTGGAGGAACGGGCCAGCGGAAACCGGGACGCCCGAGACCGGAGACTCGTCCTCTGGTACTTCGAGCACCAGCTGAAGCTTCTTGTGGCAGACTTTGTCGTGGCTCTTGATGCCTTGTCTCACGACACACTCCTAGCCATCAAGACCAAAGCTCTTACCACCGCTCATGAGCTGCTGTGTAACCGTCCTGAGCAAGAGCGAGCCCTGCTGGTGCACGTAGTCAACAAGTTGGGAGACCCTGAGTACAAGGTCGCCTCCAAAGCCTCATACTTGCTGGAGACCCTGCTTCACAAGCACCCCAACATGAAGGTGGTGGTGTGCACTGAGGTGGAGCGTCTCATGTTCCGGCCCAACATTAGTGCCAAGGCACAGTACTATGCCGCTTGCTTCCTTAACCAGGTGATGCTGAGCCATGAGGAGGCGGACTTGGCCACCCAGCTCATTACAGTCTACTTCACCTTCTTCCGCATATGTGTCCGCAAGAAGGACGTGGGGACGAAGATGCTGGGTGCCCTGCTGACAGGGGTAAACCGGGCGTATCCATACACTCAAGCAGGCGACGAGACGGTGCGGGAGCAGCTAGACACGCTGTTTAAGGTGGTGCACATGGTCAAGTTCAGCACGGCCATGCAAGCACTCATGCTCCTTTTTCAAGTCATGGACTCTCAGCAAACTGTGTCAGACCGCTACTATGTAGCACTTTACAG gaagctgctggATCCAGGACTGTCTGTATGCTCAAGGCAAAGCATGTTCCTCAACTTGCTCTATAAGTCCCTTAAGGCGGACATTGTGCTGCGGCGGATCAAGGCCTTTCTAAAGCGCCTCTTACAGGTCAGCTGTGAGCAGAGCCCCGCCTTCGCATGCGGAGCGCTCTTCTTGGTGTCGGAGGTCATGAAGTCCAAGCCTGGCCTCAAGCTCCTCCTACACGAAGCAGGG gatggagaggaagaaaagttTCAAGACCTTAAaggggaggaggaagatgaggaggacgATGAAGAAAGATTTGTGGATGCTGATAAAATCGAAGAGGGTCAGTGCAACCAACCTGAGCAGCCCAAACCAACTGCATCATGGGTACATCATCAAAACCTGGAAG GGAGTAAGAAAGCAGATATATATGACCCTACCCACAGAAATCCTTTGTACTGTGGAGCAGACCACAGCACACTCTGGGAGCTACAGAAG cTTTCCCTTCATTTCCATCCCTCTGTGGCTCTCTTTGCCAAGACCATTATACAG ggagcacatatacagtacacaggAGATCCACTGCAAGACTTCATACTCATCAGGTTCCTGGATCGCTTTGTGTTCCGGAACCCCAAACAAGTCAAGGGAAAGC aaaacacagaagccACTGTAATGCaaccaaagcaaaaacagtCCATGAATAACATCCGTGCCTTACCAG TGAACTGTGTCCAGTacctggccaaaaaagagaGTCAGATTCCTGTGGATGAGGTGTTCTTCTACAG gTTCTTCAAGAAGCGCGAGGGGCAGATTCGGCGGTCACGTGCAGCCACCGACAATGAGAGTGTGGAAGACATCGATGACGATGAGTTTGACAGGATGCTCA atgctTTTGAAAGTGACAACTACTTTACAGAATTTAAGGATGAGGACCTGGACTTTGCTGG TAATGTGAAGAGCAAATCCAAGAAAGGCAAGAAAACTGAGCTCTCAGATTCTGACCTGGACTCTGATGACAACCTGGACGATGAGGAAGTGTCTCTCGGAAGCATTGGTGAGGAAGACTTTGGAGATGAGCTGGAGGAAGAAGGTGGTGCATTCATGGACCCAAAAGGAGAGGATGACGATGAAG TACCAGAACTTGAGGAAGATATTGATAATGAAGCCATGGATG ATACTGATGAAGACTTGGAGGATGAATCAGAAGTAAGCAATGGACCCAGAAAGGGCAAGAGGAAGTCAACAGAGTACCTGGACTTCTCCCAACCTTCTG GTTTGAaaccaggaaagaaaaaaaagaaaggaaagatgCACGACGCAGCCGTGTTTGCTTCAGCTGAAGAG TTTGGGGATTTGCTGGATGAAAATGTAGGCACCCAGGTTGACAGCACTGGGCTGAACGCGCTGGCCAACCGAGACAAAGCCA GTGTCAAGCAGCTCAAATGGGAGACGAAGCGTGAGGATTGGATCCAGGGACGCGATGTCAGCACGCTCAGGAGGAAGAAAGCCATGTTCAACAAAAGGAAACAGTTCAGGAATGCTGGGCGGGGCAAAAAGACAACCGGAAGGAGGAAATGA
- the LOC113571721 gene encoding protein CEBPZOS isoform X1 encodes MEPLLMAPKTMEPIAKRIFKGVILLEVAGVFAAYGLFHKMNSSRDFRGTMNEHFPSILEVFYKSSELSGIYGIREADQQAWSAKQQ; translated from the exons ATGGAGCCACTATTG ATGGCACCCAAGACCATGGAACCAATAGCCAAGCGAATCTTCAAAGGAGTTATCCTTCTAGAGGTTGCTGGTGTATTTGCAGCGTACGGGCTGTTTCATAAAATGAACTCCAGCAGAG ATTTCAGAGGCACAATGAATGAACACTTTCCCTCAATTCTAGAAG tctTTTACAAGTCCAGTGAGCTGTCCGGAATCTACGGCATCCGGGAAGCAGATCAGCAGGCCTGGTCTGCTAAGCAGCAATAG
- the LOC113571721 gene encoding protein CEBPZOS isoform X2, with product MAPKTMEPIAKRIFKGVILLEVAGVFAAYGLFHKMNSSRDFRGTMNEHFPSILEVFYKSSELSGIYGIREADQQAWSAKQQ from the exons ATGGCACCCAAGACCATGGAACCAATAGCCAAGCGAATCTTCAAAGGAGTTATCCTTCTAGAGGTTGCTGGTGTATTTGCAGCGTACGGGCTGTTTCATAAAATGAACTCCAGCAGAG ATTTCAGAGGCACAATGAATGAACACTTTCCCTCAATTCTAGAAG tctTTTACAAGTCCAGTGAGCTGTCCGGAATCTACGGCATCCGGGAAGCAGATCAGCAGGCCTGGTCTGCTAAGCAGCAATAG